One Oharaeibacter diazotrophicus DNA segment encodes these proteins:
- the plsY gene encoding glycerol-3-phosphate 1-O-acyltransferase PlsY, translating to MPDPTSTALLAVAALAGYLSGSIPFGLILTRMAGLGDVRSIGSGNIGATNVLRTGRKGLAAATLLFDALKGTVPVLVGWQFGETVAVAAGAGAFLGHLFPVWLGFRGGKGVATYIGVLLGLFWPAVLIFAGVWIAVAYLTRYSSLSALVATVVVPAAIWWFERPTTAAVMAALSAIVWVKHHANIRRLLSGTEGRIGQKS from the coding sequence GTGCCCGACCCGACGTCCACCGCCCTCCTCGCCGTCGCGGCCCTCGCGGGCTATCTCTCGGGGTCGATCCCCTTCGGCCTGATCCTGACGCGCATGGCCGGTCTCGGCGACGTGCGCAGCATCGGTTCGGGCAACATCGGCGCCACCAACGTGCTGCGCACCGGCCGCAAGGGCCTCGCCGCGGCGACGCTGCTGTTCGACGCCCTCAAGGGCACCGTGCCGGTGCTGGTCGGCTGGCAGTTCGGCGAGACGGTCGCGGTCGCGGCCGGCGCGGGCGCCTTCCTCGGCCACCTCTTCCCGGTCTGGCTCGGCTTTCGCGGCGGCAAGGGCGTCGCCACCTACATCGGCGTCCTCCTGGGCCTGTTCTGGCCGGCGGTGCTGATCTTCGCCGGCGTCTGGATCGCGGTCGCCTACCTGACGCGCTACTCCTCGCTGTCGGCCCTGGTCGCGACCGTGGTGGTGCCGGCGGCGATCTGGTGGTTCGAGCGCCCGACCACGGCCGCGGTGATGGCGGCGCTGTCGGCGATCGTCTGGGTCAAGCACCACGCCAACATCCGCCGCCTGCTCTCGGGGACCGAGGGCCGCATCGGGCAGAAGTCGTGA
- the fabF gene encoding beta-ketoacyl-ACP synthase II has product MRRVVITGLGMVTPLGCGVETTWSALLAGRSGARRITEFQVDDLACQIACIIPRGDGTDGSFNPDDWMEPKEQRKVDDFIVYAMAAADQAVKDSGWLPTDHEGQTRTGVLIGSGIGGINGIVEAGFTLRDKGPRRLSPFFIPGRLINLASGHVSIRYGFKGPNHAVVTACSTGAHAIGDAARLIALDDADVMIAGGTESPVNRISVAGFAAMRALSTAYNDNPTAASRPYDRDRDGFVMGEGSGIVVLEELGHALARGAKIYAEVVGYGLTGDAHHITAPSEDGDGAYRCMAAALKRAGLSPHDVDYVNAHGTSTMADGIELGAVERLVGDAARTISMSSTKSMTGHLLGAAGAIEAIFSTLAIRDGVVPPTINLDNPSVDTQIDLVPHTAREKKVKVAVSNSFGFGGTNASLVLRAFEG; this is encoded by the coding sequence ATGAGGCGCGTCGTCATCACCGGACTGGGCATGGTCACGCCGCTCGGCTGCGGCGTCGAGACCACCTGGTCGGCGCTGCTCGCCGGTCGGAGCGGCGCTCGCCGGATCACCGAATTCCAGGTCGACGACCTCGCCTGCCAGATCGCCTGCATCATCCCGCGCGGCGACGGCACCGACGGCAGCTTCAATCCGGACGACTGGATGGAGCCGAAGGAGCAGCGCAAGGTCGACGACTTCATCGTCTACGCGATGGCCGCCGCCGATCAGGCCGTGAAGGATTCCGGCTGGCTGCCGACCGACCACGAGGGCCAGACCCGCACCGGCGTGCTGATCGGCTCGGGCATCGGCGGCATCAACGGCATCGTCGAGGCAGGCTTCACGCTGCGCGACAAGGGGCCGCGCCGTCTGTCGCCGTTCTTCATCCCCGGCCGGTTGATCAACCTCGCCTCCGGCCACGTCTCGATCCGCTACGGCTTCAAGGGCCCGAACCACGCGGTCGTCACCGCCTGCTCGACCGGCGCCCACGCCATCGGCGACGCCGCCCGGCTGATCGCTCTCGACGACGCCGACGTCATGATCGCCGGCGGCACCGAGAGCCCGGTCAACCGCATCTCGGTCGCCGGCTTCGCCGCCATGCGGGCGCTGTCGACCGCCTACAACGACAATCCGACCGCCGCCTCGCGTCCCTACGACCGCGACCGCGACGGCTTCGTGATGGGCGAGGGGTCGGGCATCGTGGTGCTCGAGGAACTCGGCCACGCGCTGGCGCGCGGCGCCAAGATCTACGCCGAGGTCGTCGGCTACGGCCTGACCGGCGACGCCCACCACATCACGGCGCCGTCCGAGGACGGCGACGGCGCCTACCGCTGCATGGCGGCGGCGCTGAAGCGGGCCGGCCTGTCGCCCCACGACGTCGACTACGTCAACGCCCACGGCACCTCGACCATGGCCGACGGCATCGAACTCGGCGCGGTCGAGCGTCTGGTCGGCGATGCGGCGCGGACGATCTCGATGTCGTCGACCAAGTCGATGACCGGCCACCTCCTCGGCGCCGCCGGCGCCATCGAGGCGATCTTCTCCACGCTCGCGATCCGCGACGGCGTCGTGCCGCCGACGATCAACCTCGACAATCCCTCGGTCGACACCCAGATCGACCTCGTGCCGCACACGGCGCGCGAGAAGAAGGTGAAGGTCGCCGTCTCCAACTCCTTCGGCTTCGGCGGAACCAACGCCTCGCTGGTCCTCAGGGCCTTCGAGGGCTGA
- the topA gene encoding type I DNA topoisomerase codes for MNLVIVESPAKAKTINKYLGKDFQVLASYGHVRDLPAKDGSVDPDQDFSMTWEVDGKAGKRLADIAAAAKTSDRVILATDPDREGEAISWHVLEVLNAKRVLKGKPVQRVVFNAITKQAVLDAMAKPRDIDEPLVAAYLARRALDYLVGFTLSPVLWRKLPGARSAGRVQSVALRLVCARENEIETFKSQEYWQILARLATPAGDEFEARLTEWEGRKVGRLDVKDEASASAIRRFLEGAAFAVEQVESKPQRRNPSAPFTTSTLQMEASRKHGFSAQRTMQIAQRLYEGVDVGGGETVGLITYMRTDGVQIAPEAIAATRAVITREYGERYLPEKPRHYSTKAKNAQEAHEAIRPTDLGRLPRAVAPFLEDEQAKLYELIWKRTVASQMESAEFERTTADIAATKDGARAGLRATGSVVRFDGFLTLYQEGRDDEEDEDGGRLPRMARGDALARRSIAATQHFTEPPPRYTEATLVKKMEELGIGRPSTYASTLATLRDRDYVAVDKKRLIPSDKGRIVTAFLESFFDRYVEYDFTAGLEEDLDRISAGELEWREVLRRFWDEFNKRIADVKELRVAQVLDALNDGLAAHVFPARADGSDPRSCPTCGTGRLSLKLGKFGAFIGCSNYPECRYTRQLGTGSGDDQAEGIGGDGTKVLGTDPKTGLEVSLRSGRFGPYVQLGEGDKPKRSSLPKGWTVDQIDLAKALTLLELPRQVGAHPETGKPIEANIGRYGPYVAHDGVYANLDSVDEVFTVGLNRAVAVLAEKKEKGGRGRSTPAALKTLGEHPVAGGEITVRDGRYGPYVAWGKVYATLPKGSDPQAVTVEQAVALLTEKAGKAPVAKAKPTAKKAAAKTADDAEKKPAKAKAKTAAKAEAADGEAPAAAAKKPARAKAAAKTAAEDAAPAKPRARKAS; via the coding sequence ATGAACCTCGTGATCGTGGAATCGCCCGCCAAGGCGAAGACCATCAACAAGTACCTGGGCAAGGACTTTCAGGTCCTGGCCTCCTACGGTCACGTCCGCGACCTGCCGGCCAAGGACGGGTCGGTCGATCCCGACCAGGACTTCTCGATGACGTGGGAAGTGGACGGCAAGGCCGGCAAGCGCCTCGCCGACATCGCCGCGGCGGCGAAGACCTCCGACCGGGTCATCCTCGCCACCGACCCCGACCGCGAGGGCGAGGCGATCTCCTGGCACGTGCTCGAGGTGCTGAACGCCAAGCGCGTGCTGAAGGGCAAGCCGGTGCAGCGGGTGGTGTTCAACGCCATCACCAAGCAGGCCGTGCTCGACGCCATGGCCAAGCCGCGCGACATCGACGAGCCGCTGGTGGCCGCCTATCTCGCCCGCCGCGCGCTCGACTATCTCGTCGGCTTCACGCTGTCGCCGGTGCTGTGGCGCAAGCTGCCGGGCGCCCGTTCGGCCGGCCGGGTGCAGTCGGTGGCGCTGCGCCTCGTCTGCGCCCGCGAAAACGAGATCGAGACCTTCAAGTCGCAGGAATACTGGCAGATCCTCGCCCGGCTGGCGACGCCGGCCGGCGACGAGTTCGAGGCCCGCCTGACCGAGTGGGAGGGCCGCAAGGTCGGTCGCCTCGACGTCAAGGACGAGGCGAGCGCCAGCGCGATCCGCCGCTTCCTCGAGGGCGCGGCCTTCGCGGTCGAGCAGGTCGAATCGAAGCCGCAGCGGCGCAATCCGTCGGCGCCCTTCACCACCTCGACGCTGCAGATGGAGGCCTCGCGCAAGCACGGCTTCTCGGCCCAGCGCACCATGCAGATCGCCCAGCGCCTCTACGAGGGCGTCGACGTCGGTGGCGGCGAGACCGTCGGCCTGATCACCTACATGCGAACCGACGGCGTCCAGATCGCCCCCGAGGCGATCGCCGCCACCCGTGCGGTGATCACGCGCGAATACGGCGAACGCTACCTGCCGGAAAAGCCGCGCCACTATTCCACCAAGGCCAAGAACGCCCAGGAGGCCCACGAGGCGATCCGCCCGACCGACCTCGGCCGGCTGCCGCGCGCGGTCGCGCCCTTCCTCGAGGACGAGCAGGCCAAGCTCTACGAGCTGATCTGGAAGCGCACCGTCGCCAGCCAGATGGAGAGCGCCGAGTTCGAGCGCACCACCGCGGACATCGCCGCGACGAAGGACGGCGCCCGCGCCGGGCTGCGCGCCACCGGCTCGGTCGTGCGCTTCGACGGCTTCCTGACCCTCTACCAGGAGGGCCGCGACGACGAGGAGGACGAGGACGGCGGCCGGCTGCCGCGGATGGCGCGCGGCGACGCCCTCGCCCGCCGCTCGATCGCCGCCACCCAGCACTTCACCGAGCCGCCGCCGCGCTACACCGAGGCGACGCTGGTCAAGAAGATGGAGGAGCTCGGCATCGGCCGGCCCTCGACCTACGCCTCGACGCTCGCCACGCTGCGCGACCGCGACTACGTCGCCGTCGACAAGAAACGCCTGATCCCCTCCGACAAGGGCCGGATCGTCACGGCCTTCCTCGAGAGCTTCTTCGACCGCTACGTCGAATACGACTTCACGGCCGGCCTCGAGGAGGACCTCGACCGCATCTCGGCCGGCGAACTCGAGTGGCGCGAGGTGCTGCGCCGCTTCTGGGACGAGTTCAACAAGCGCATCGCCGACGTCAAGGAACTGCGCGTCGCCCAGGTGCTCGACGCCCTCAACGACGGCCTCGCCGCCCACGTCTTCCCCGCCCGCGCCGACGGGTCCGACCCGCGCAGCTGCCCGACCTGCGGCACCGGCCGGCTCTCGCTGAAGCTCGGTAAGTTCGGCGCCTTCATCGGCTGCTCGAACTATCCGGAGTGCCGCTACACCCGCCAGCTCGGCACCGGCTCGGGCGACGATCAGGCCGAGGGCATCGGCGGCGACGGCACCAAGGTGCTCGGCACCGACCCGAAGACCGGCCTCGAGGTGTCGCTGCGCTCCGGCCGCTTCGGGCCCTACGTCCAGCTCGGCGAGGGCGACAAGCCGAAGCGCTCGTCGCTGCCGAAGGGTTGGACCGTCGACCAGATCGACCTCGCCAAGGCACTGACGCTGCTCGAGCTGCCGCGACAGGTCGGCGCCCATCCGGAGACAGGCAAGCCGATCGAGGCCAACATCGGCCGCTACGGCCCCTACGTCGCCCACGACGGCGTCTACGCCAACCTCGACTCCGTCGACGAGGTGTTCACGGTCGGCCTCAACCGCGCCGTCGCCGTGCTCGCCGAGAAGAAGGAGAAGGGCGGCCGCGGCCGTTCGACTCCGGCGGCGCTGAAGACCCTCGGCGAGCATCCGGTCGCCGGCGGCGAGATCACGGTCCGCGACGGCCGCTACGGCCCCTACGTCGCCTGGGGCAAGGTCTACGCCACGCTGCCGAAGGGTTCGGACCCGCAGGCGGTGACGGTCGAGCAGGCGGTCGCTCTCCTCACCGAGAAGGCCGGCAAGGCCCCCGTCGCCAAGGCCAAGCCGACGGCGAAGAAGGCCGCCGCCAAGACCGCCGACGACGCCGAGAAGAAACCCGCCAAGGCCAAGGCCAAGACGGCGGCCAAGGCCGAGGCCGCCGACGGCGAGGCTCCGGCCGCCGCCGCGAAGAAGCCGGCCCGGGCGAAGGCGGCGGCGAAGACCGCCGCCGAGGACGCCGCGCCCGCCAAGCCGCGCGCCCGCAAGGCCTCGTGA
- the mltG gene encoding endolytic transglycosylase MltG, whose translation MDDKAESRESRDRGDGAARARVNPKSPRQALTPEPAPAPPRSQRVRNPLVVALNALISLVMIAIIAGAGVLYWGKGEFDRPGPLAAEKTLMIPPKSGLQAIADTLEREGVIDDRYVFVGGVALYRRSGELKAGEYAFAPGLSMREVMDLLVSGKSILHQITIPEGLTSRQIVDRIKADTTLVGEIDALPAEGSLLPETYSFTRGTTRAQIVEQMKAAHDKALAAIWKTRDTTLPIRDERQFVTLASIVEKETGKADERPRVAAVFVNRLKKGMRLQSDPTIIYGIVGGQGTLGRSITRADIEAETPYNTYRFAGLPPGPIANPGRAALEAVAQPSETDDLYFVADGTGGHVFASTLAAHNRNVAKWRAVEKARAAAGASTVDQRDPDAVDGGADDGEPVGEAAPDAAGATEGDPLDLRDGQPPRNPDAPVLPTPKPAG comes from the coding sequence ATGGACGACAAGGCGGAGAGCAGGGAGAGCAGGGACCGCGGCGACGGCGCCGCGCGGGCCCGCGTCAACCCCAAGAGCCCGCGGCAGGCGCTGACGCCGGAGCCGGCCCCGGCGCCGCCGCGGTCTCAGCGCGTGCGCAACCCGCTGGTCGTCGCTCTCAACGCGTTGATCTCGCTGGTGATGATCGCTATCATCGCCGGCGCCGGCGTGCTTTACTGGGGCAAGGGCGAGTTCGACCGTCCGGGTCCGCTCGCGGCCGAGAAGACGCTGATGATCCCGCCGAAGTCCGGCCTGCAGGCGATCGCCGACACGCTGGAGCGCGAGGGCGTCATCGACGACCGCTACGTCTTCGTCGGCGGCGTCGCGCTCTACCGCCGCTCCGGCGAGCTCAAGGCCGGCGAATACGCCTTCGCGCCCGGGCTGTCGATGCGCGAGGTGATGGACCTGCTCGTCTCCGGCAAGTCGATCCTGCACCAGATCACCATCCCGGAAGGGCTGACCTCGCGCCAGATCGTCGACCGCATCAAGGCCGACACGACCCTGGTCGGCGAGATCGACGCGCTGCCCGCCGAGGGCTCGCTGCTACCGGAGACCTACAGCTTCACCCGCGGCACCACCCGGGCCCAGATCGTCGAGCAGATGAAGGCCGCCCACGACAAGGCGCTGGCGGCGATCTGGAAGACGCGCGACACCACCCTGCCGATCCGCGACGAGCGCCAGTTCGTGACGTTGGCCTCGATCGTCGAGAAGGAGACGGGCAAGGCCGACGAGCGCCCGCGCGTCGCCGCCGTCTTCGTCAACCGGCTGAAGAAGGGCATGCGGCTGCAGTCGGACCCGACAATCATCTACGGCATCGTCGGTGGCCAGGGCACGCTCGGCCGGTCGATCACCCGCGCCGACATCGAGGCGGAGACACCCTACAACACCTACCGCTTCGCCGGTCTGCCGCCGGGGCCGATCGCCAACCCGGGCCGGGCCGCCCTCGAGGCGGTTGCGCAGCCCTCCGAGACCGACGACCTCTACTTCGTCGCCGACGGCACCGGCGGTCACGTCTTCGCCTCGACGCTCGCCGCCCACAACCGCAACGTCGCCAAGTGGCGCGCGGTCGAGAAGGCTCGTGCCGCCGCCGGCGCCAGCACCGTCGACCAGCGCGATCCCGACGCCGTCGACGGCGGGGCGGACGACGGCGAACCGGTCGGCGAGGCCGCGCCCGACGCCGCCGGCGCGACGGAGGGCGACCCGCTCGACCTGCGCGACGGTCAGCCGCCGCGCAATCCGGACGCCCCGGTGCTGCCGACGCCGAAGCCGGCGGGCTGA
- the rnr gene encoding ribonuclease R: MARKNRDTDSPATPFPSREAVLRFIAEQPAKATKRDIARAFEVKGEARVALKHLLRELEQEGLIERRAKRLAKPGALPPVLVCEVVEVDDDGDLFAEPAAADPTAADTEAPVPRLLVATSERRRPPGVPSLGPGDRFLGRVVDLPAGYEAVARAAVRVIKLLDRKPEGILGIVREAPGGARLLPISKKQQAEFLIPSELMGGAEDGDLVSVAVVHQSRAGLSHARVIERVGSLKSEKAVSMIAIHANEIPHIFPAPALAEAEAALPAPLAGREDWRDLPLVTIDPPDAKDHDDAVHAAPDPDAANPGGWIATVAIADVARYVRPGSALDKEALKRGNSVYFPDRVIPMLPERISNDLCSLKEAVDRPALAVRMVFDAEGRKLRHSFHRVMMRSAAKLAYQQAQAAIDGRPDERTGPLLDAVLRPLWEAYAVLKRGRDTREPLELDLPERKILLKPDGTVDRVVIPERLDAHKLIEEFMIQANVAAAETLEGRRSPLVYRVHDQPSLSKLENLREFLGSMDLKIAKQGNLRPDVFNTILAKVQDTPNRHLVNEVVLRSQSQAEYSPINIGHFGLNLRRYAHFTSPIRRYADLIVHRALIGALGLGDDGLPDGIEGRLDRIAADISACERRAMVAERETIDRLIADWLSDQVGAVFRGRIGGVTKSGLFVKLEGSGADGFVPISTLGAEYFAYDEARHSLVGSQSGETFQLGDAVEVKLVEVAPLAGALRFEIVSEGRRGRPMPRSRLNRQRPRPDDDRKRRVVRKAGRVR; this comes from the coding sequence TTGGCCAGAAAGAATCGCGACACCGACAGCCCCGCCACGCCGTTCCCCAGCCGCGAGGCGGTGCTGCGCTTCATCGCCGAGCAGCCGGCGAAGGCGACCAAGCGCGACATCGCGCGCGCCTTCGAGGTCAAGGGCGAGGCGCGGGTGGCGCTGAAGCACCTTTTGCGCGAGCTCGAGCAGGAGGGCCTGATCGAGCGCCGCGCCAAGCGGCTCGCCAAACCCGGCGCCCTGCCGCCGGTGCTGGTCTGCGAGGTGGTCGAGGTCGACGACGACGGCGACCTGTTCGCCGAGCCGGCCGCCGCCGATCCGACCGCCGCGGACACCGAAGCGCCGGTGCCGCGGCTGCTGGTCGCCACCTCAGAGCGGCGCCGGCCGCCGGGCGTGCCCTCGCTCGGCCCCGGCGACCGCTTCCTCGGCCGCGTCGTCGACCTGCCCGCCGGCTACGAGGCCGTGGCGCGCGCGGCGGTGCGGGTGATCAAGCTGCTCGACCGCAAGCCCGAGGGCATCCTCGGCATCGTCCGCGAAGCGCCGGGCGGCGCCCGCCTGCTGCCGATCTCGAAGAAGCAGCAGGCCGAATTCCTGATCCCGTCCGAGCTGATGGGCGGCGCCGAGGACGGCGACCTCGTCTCGGTGGCGGTGGTGCACCAGAGCCGCGCCGGGCTCTCCCACGCCCGGGTGATCGAGCGAGTGGGGTCGCTGAAGTCGGAGAAGGCGGTCTCGATGATCGCCATCCACGCCAACGAGATCCCGCACATCTTCCCGGCCCCCGCGCTCGCGGAGGCCGAGGCCGCCCTGCCCGCGCCGCTCGCCGGGCGCGAGGACTGGCGCGACCTGCCGCTCGTCACCATCGATCCGCCGGACGCCAAGGACCACGACGACGCGGTCCACGCCGCACCGGATCCCGACGCGGCCAACCCCGGCGGCTGGATCGCCACCGTCGCGATCGCCGACGTCGCCCGCTACGTCCGGCCCGGCTCGGCGCTCGACAAGGAGGCGCTGAAGCGCGGCAACTCGGTCTACTTCCCCGACCGCGTCATCCCGATGCTGCCGGAGCGGATCTCCAACGACCTCTGCTCGCTGAAGGAGGCGGTCGACCGCCCCGCCCTCGCCGTCCGCATGGTGTTCGACGCCGAGGGGCGCAAGCTGCGCCACAGCTTCCACCGCGTGATGATGCGCTCGGCCGCCAAGCTCGCCTACCAGCAGGCCCAGGCCGCCATCGACGGCCGGCCCGACGAGCGCACCGGCCCGCTGCTCGACGCCGTCCTGCGCCCGCTCTGGGAGGCCTATGCCGTGCTGAAGCGCGGCCGCGACACCCGCGAGCCGCTGGAACTCGACCTGCCCGAGCGCAAGATCCTGCTGAAGCCGGACGGCACGGTCGACCGGGTCGTCATCCCCGAACGCCTCGACGCCCACAAGCTGATCGAGGAGTTCATGATCCAGGCCAACGTCGCCGCCGCGGAGACGCTGGAGGGCCGACGCTCGCCGTTGGTCTACCGGGTCCACGACCAGCCGTCGCTGTCCAAGCTCGAGAACCTGCGCGAGTTCCTCGGCAGCATGGACCTCAAGATCGCCAAGCAGGGCAACCTCAGGCCGGACGTGTTCAACACCATCCTCGCCAAGGTCCAGGACACGCCGAACCGCCATCTCGTCAACGAGGTGGTGCTGCGCTCGCAGAGCCAAGCCGAGTATTCGCCGATCAACATCGGCCATTTCGGCCTCAACCTGCGCCGCTACGCCCACTTCACCTCGCCGATCCGGCGCTATGCCGACCTGATCGTGCACCGCGCCCTGATCGGCGCGCTCGGGCTCGGCGACGACGGCCTGCCCGACGGCATCGAGGGACGGCTCGACCGCATCGCCGCCGACATCTCCGCCTGCGAGCGCCGCGCCATGGTCGCGGAGCGCGAGACCATCGATCGGCTGATCGCCGACTGGCTGTCGGATCAGGTCGGTGCGGTGTTCCGCGGCCGGATCGGCGGCGTCACCAAGTCCGGCCTGTTCGTCAAGCTGGAGGGCTCCGGCGCCGACGGCTTCGTGCCGATCTCGACGCTGGGGGCGGAGTACTTCGCCTACGACGAGGCACGCCACAGCCTCGTCGGCTCGCAGAGCGGCGAGACCTTCCAGCTCGGCGACGCCGTCGAGGTCAAGCTGGTCGAGGTCGCCCCGCTCGCCGGCGCGCTGCGCTTCGAGATCGTCAGCGAAGGCCGCCGCGGCCGGCCGATGCCGCGGTCGCGGCTGAACCGCCAGCGCCCGCGGCCCGACGACGACCGCAAGCGCCGCGTCGTCCGCAAGGCCGGCCGCGTACGCTGA
- a CDS encoding glutathione S-transferase family protein, with amino-acid sequence MKLVIGNKNYSSWSLRGWLAAKAAGLPFEEVLIDLDGPGTAAEIGAHSPSGRVPALIDGDVVVWDSLAIGEYLAEKAPAAGLWPADAGARAFARSIVAEMHAGFGALRNHMPMNIRRPPAPRPPDDAVAADVARIAAIWREARGRFGTGGPYLFGRFTLADCAYAPVASRFATYSVPLDDVCAAYVESVLSHPAMVEWSTAARAETWVVAADEVD; translated from the coding sequence ATGAAGCTCGTGATCGGGAACAAGAACTATTCGTCGTGGTCGCTGCGCGGCTGGCTGGCGGCCAAGGCCGCGGGCCTTCCCTTCGAGGAGGTGCTGATCGACCTCGACGGCCCCGGCACCGCGGCCGAGATCGGCGCCCACTCACCGTCCGGCCGGGTGCCGGCGCTGATCGACGGCGACGTCGTGGTCTGGGATTCGCTGGCGATCGGCGAGTATCTCGCCGAGAAGGCGCCCGCCGCCGGCCTGTGGCCGGCCGACGCCGGTGCGCGCGCCTTCGCCCGCTCGATCGTGGCCGAGATGCACGCGGGCTTCGGAGCGCTGCGCAACCACATGCCGATGAACATCCGCCGACCGCCCGCGCCGCGCCCGCCGGACGACGCCGTCGCCGCCGACGTCGCCCGCATCGCCGCGATCTGGCGCGAGGCGCGCGGCCGATTCGGCACCGGCGGGCCCTATCTCTTCGGCCGCTTCACCCTCGCCGACTGCGCCTACGCCCCCGTCGCCAGCCGATTCGCCACCTATTCGGTCCCGCTCGACGACGTCTGCGCCGCCTATGTCGAGAGCGTGCTGTCCCATCCGGCGATGGTCGAGTGGAGCACGGCCGCCCGTGCCGAGACCTGGGTGGTCGCCGCCGACGAGGTCGACTGA
- the dprA gene encoding DNA-processing protein DprA, translating to MSGADAPGRVGLGHDQRVAWLRLIRAENVGPATFRSLVNHFGSARDAIDALPDLARRGGSRRVPSVPSVAEVEREIERTEKAGARIVTIGEPDYPAALRRLDSPPPVLTVKGGGASLAARPAVAVVGSRNASIPGIKMADRIARGLSEEGLVVVSGLARGIDAAAHRASLAGGTMAVVAGGIDHVYPEEHAPLVAEIVAAGGAIVTEMPFGWVPRAQDFPRRNRIVSGSAIAVVVVEAAARSGTLHTARFAADQGREVLAVPGSPLDPRAEGTNRLIRGGATLVTGIADIMESLASVLGRGLGGDGAAEPGAGDDTPIGVDDAARGLVLSALGPVPTAIDDLVLHTGLHPRVVSLVILELDIAGRLERHGGQLVSLVG from the coding sequence GTGAGCGGCGCCGACGCGCCCGGCCGGGTCGGCCTCGGCCACGACCAGCGGGTCGCGTGGCTGCGGCTGATCCGCGCGGAGAACGTCGGCCCCGCCACCTTCCGCAGCCTGGTCAACCACTTCGGCTCGGCCCGCGACGCCATCGACGCCCTGCCCGACCTCGCCCGCCGCGGCGGCTCGCGCCGGGTGCCCTCGGTTCCCTCGGTGGCCGAGGTCGAGCGGGAGATCGAGCGCACCGAGAAGGCCGGCGCACGGATCGTGACGATCGGTGAACCGGACTATCCGGCGGCGCTGCGCCGGCTCGACTCGCCGCCGCCGGTGCTGACGGTCAAGGGTGGCGGCGCATCGCTCGCGGCCCGGCCCGCCGTGGCGGTGGTCGGCTCGCGCAACGCCTCGATCCCCGGGATCAAGATGGCCGACCGGATCGCCCGCGGCCTTTCCGAGGAGGGGCTCGTGGTCGTCTCGGGCCTCGCCCGCGGCATCGACGCGGCGGCGCACCGCGCCTCGCTCGCGGGCGGAACGATGGCGGTGGTCGCCGGCGGCATCGACCACGTCTATCCCGAGGAGCACGCCCCGCTCGTCGCGGAGATCGTTGCCGCCGGCGGCGCGATCGTCACCGAGATGCCGTTCGGCTGGGTGCCGCGGGCGCAGGACTTCCCGCGCCGCAACCGCATCGTCTCGGGCAGCGCGATCGCGGTGGTGGTCGTCGAGGCGGCGGCGCGCTCGGGCACGCTGCACACCGCCCGCTTCGCCGCCGACCAGGGCCGAGAGGTGCTGGCGGTGCCCGGCTCGCCGCTCGACCCGCGCGCCGAAGGCACCAACCGCCTGATCCGCGGCGGCGCGACGCTGGTGACCGGCATCGCCGACATCATGGAGAGCCTCGCCTCCGTGCTCGGTCGCGGCCTCGGCGGCGACGGCGCCGCGGAGCCCGGCGCGGGCGACGACACCCCGATCGGTGTCGACGACGCGGCACGCGGTCTCGTCCTTTCGGCGCTCGGACCGGTGCCGACCGCGATCGACGACCTCGTTCTCCACACGGGGCTGCACCCCCGGGTTGTGTCGCTGGTGATCCTGGAGCTCGACATCGCCGGTCGGCTGGAGCGCCACGGCGGCCAACTCGTCTCGCTGGTGGGCTGA
- a CDS encoding acyl carrier protein, whose translation MSDIAERVKGIVVEHLGVDADKVTLEASFIEDLGADSLDTVELVMAFEEAFGVEIPDDAAETILTVGDAVRFLEKATA comes from the coding sequence ATGAGCGACATCGCTGAGCGCGTGAAGGGCATCGTGGTCGAGCACCTCGGCGTCGACGCCGACAAGGTTACCCTCGAAGCGTCCTTCATCGAGGACCTCGGGGCCGATTCGCTCGACACCGTCGAGCTCGTGATGGCCTTCGAGGAAGCCTTCGGCGTCGAGATTCCCGACGATGCGGCCGAGACCATCCTGACGGTCGGCGACGCCGTCCGCTTCCTGGAGAAGGCGACCGCCTGA